Genomic segment of Gloeocapsa sp. PCC 7428:
GCACTCGCTGACGCCACTCCAGGAGTCTATTTTGTAGGCAGGCTCGCAACTTACAAATACTACAACATGGATCAGTGTGTCGCCCAAGCGCTGGCAGTTTACAAACAAATTGCAGTCAAAGCTTGAACTCCAAGTAGTAAAAGCAATTAGCTGTTAGCACTTAGCAATTGAAACCTAGCTAATAGCTAATCGCGCTCTCATGACCTTTTCAGCTTGAATTGTAAATTATGGCTTTGTTGAACTCAAAACCTCCCCTAGAAGTCTGGGCGGGAGTCGAGTGTACGGTTAACCGCGTGGGGAATCGGTATTTCGACCAATTAGAACGCAACGGTCACGGAACGCGCTTGGATGATTTGGACTTGTTCGCGCAATTAGGAATACACGCGATTCGTTACCCAATATTATGGGAGCGAATTGCCCCTGATGGCTTAGAAAATGCAAACTGGTCGTGGGCAGATACGCGATTAGAGCGATTGCAGGAACTCGGTATTCGTCCGATTGTCGGATTAGTCCATCATGGCAGTGGTCCGCGCCATACCAGCTTGATCGACCCTGCGTTTCCAGAGAAACTCGCAGACTTTGCGCGTGCAGTTGCCGATCGCTATCCTTGGGTGACGCACTATACGCCAATTAATGAGCCGCTGACAACGGCAAGATTTAGTGGATTGTATGGTCATTGGTATCCTCACGGTCACGACGATCGCACTTTTGTACGGGCGTTGTTGGGGCAAATCCGCGCGATCGCACTTTCCATGGCAGCAATCCGCGAAGTCAACCCTCAGGCGCAACTCGTGCAAACCGAGGATTTAGCGAAGGTTTTTAGTACGCCGTTATTAGCGTATCAAGCCACGTTTGAAAACGAGCGCCGCTGGTTAAGCTTCGATTTATTGTGTGGTAGAGTGTCGCCAACGCATCCAATGTGGCAATACTTACAGAAGTGTGGCATTAAGGAAGCTGAACTTGCAGAATTTTCAGACAATCCCTGTTTGCCGGACATTATTGGCGTTAACCACTACTTGACGAGCGATCGCTTTTTAGACGAACGTACCGAACGCTATCCGATTTGGACTTATGGTGGCAATGGCAAGCATCAGTACGCGGATGTTGAGGCAGTGCGAGTGCGTGCGGAGGGTATCGCCGGACACCGCTGCTTGCTGCAAGAAGTTTGGGAACGCTATCAACTGCCGATTGCTGTCACCGAAGTTCATTTGCATTGCACGCGAGAAGAACAGTTGCGTTGGCTATATGAAGTTTGGCAAACCGCACAGGAATTACGTCAACAAGTCGATATCCGCGCTGTCACAGCTTGGTCGCTTCTCGGTTCTTACGATTGGAATACTTTATTGACGTGCTGTGTTGGTGACTACGAGTCGGGTGTTTTCGATTTGCGTTCTCCCCATCCGCGACCGACGGCGATCGCAAAATTCGTCCGCGATCTCGCAACAGGGCAGACACCTTCGCACCCTTTACTAACAACACCAGGATGGTGGCATCGACAAGAACGCTTATTATACCCAGCCTATCAGACAGAACAAGATAGCAACGAAGTCTCAATTTCCTCTGCACCACATCCCTCACGCCTGGCAATTATTGGCGCAACCGGAACTTTAGGCAAAGCTTTTGCCCGCATCTGTGCTGCTAGAGGAATCGCGTACCACCTCCTGACACGCCAAGATGTGAATATTACCGATCCAGCGTCGGTTGATGCGATGCTGGCACAGTTGCAGCCGTGGGCAGTTGTGAATGCTGCGGGCTACGTGCGGGTAGATGATGCGGAACGCGAACCAAATGTTTGTATGCAGGTCAACGCCGAAGGTTCCGCAATACTTGCGGCGGCTTGCGCTCGCTCTAATGTGCCGTTGGTCACTTTTTCGTCGGATCTCGTGTTTGATGGTGCCGTGTCTAATCCTTATACCGAAAGCGATAGAGTTGCGCCGCTGAATGTGTATGGACGCAGCAAAGCTTTAGCAGAACAACAAGTATTGCAAGCGCATCCTTCGGCGCTGGTCGTGCGCACGAGTGCTTTCTTTGGACCTTGGGATGATTACAACTTCGTGACTCTCGCGTTGCGTCAGTTGCGTCAAGGACAAATGTTCGTCGCCGCCGAGGATGTTGTCATTTCACCTACATACGTACCGGATCTTGTCAATACCAGTCTTGACTTATTAATCGACGGTGAAAGTGGGCTGTGGCATTTAGCAAACCGAGGCGCGATCGCCTGGGCTGAATTAGCGTGGCTCGTTGCCAAAAAAGCAGGGCTAAATGTCGATTTTATTATTGCCCGTCCCCTGCAAGAACTAGGTTTTACCGCTTTGCGTCCCAGTTACAGCGTTCTCGGTAGCGATCGCGGTCAGTTACTACCACCGCTGGGTAGTGCGATCGCGCGTTACTTCGATGAAATTGAACAATTAGACAAATAATACCGAAATCGGGATGACTGGATTCGAACCAGCGGCCCCTTCGTCCCGAACGAAGTGCGCTACCAAGCTGCGCTACATCCCGTTACTACTTTTCAGCAGCGATCATTAATCTTAGAGCATTCTAACATACCCGTTTGTCCACAAATTGAGTTAGATTTGGGTACGAAACAACTAAAATCTCTAGCAATTTATTCATTGCAACTGCCGCTGAATCCGGCTACTC
This window contains:
- a CDS encoding family 1 glycosylhydrolase, with product MALLNSKPPLEVWAGVECTVNRVGNRYFDQLERNGHGTRLDDLDLFAQLGIHAIRYPILWERIAPDGLENANWSWADTRLERLQELGIRPIVGLVHHGSGPRHTSLIDPAFPEKLADFARAVADRYPWVTHYTPINEPLTTARFSGLYGHWYPHGHDDRTFVRALLGQIRAIALSMAAIREVNPQAQLVQTEDLAKVFSTPLLAYQATFENERRWLSFDLLCGRVSPTHPMWQYLQKCGIKEAELAEFSDNPCLPDIIGVNHYLTSDRFLDERTERYPIWTYGGNGKHQYADVEAVRVRAEGIAGHRCLLQEVWERYQLPIAVTEVHLHCTREEQLRWLYEVWQTAQELRQQVDIRAVTAWSLLGSYDWNTLLTCCVGDYESGVFDLRSPHPRPTAIAKFVRDLATGQTPSHPLLTTPGWWHRQERLLYPAYQTEQDSNEVSISSAPHPSRLAIIGATGTLGKAFARICAARGIAYHLLTRQDVNITDPASVDAMLAQLQPWAVVNAAGYVRVDDAEREPNVCMQVNAEGSAILAAACARSNVPLVTFSSDLVFDGAVSNPYTESDRVAPLNVYGRSKALAEQQVLQAHPSALVVRTSAFFGPWDDYNFVTLALRQLRQGQMFVAAEDVVISPTYVPDLVNTSLDLLIDGESGLWHLANRGAIAWAELAWLVAKKAGLNVDFIIARPLQELGFTALRPSYSVLGSDRGQLLPPLGSAIARYFDEIEQLDK